In one window of Myxococcus virescens DNA:
- a CDS encoding ferredoxin--NADP reductase, translated as MATGFTTERVLSVQHWSDRLFSIVCTRDSGFRFQNGQFVMMGLEVEGRPLMRAYSMASANYDDTLEFYSIKLQDGPLTSRLQKVAPGDQVLVGTKAVGTLTVANLRPGRHLWMLATGTGLAPFLSMVKDPETWERFERVTVVHGCRHVNDLSYSKFFEEVLPNDPYLGELVREKLTYFPTVTREPFRNQGRITDLLRAKPLSPEHDRVVICGSHEMIKETATILEGFGFQEGDSHERGDFLIEKAFASR; from the coding sequence ATGGCCACTGGTTTCACGACCGAGCGTGTACTCTCGGTGCAACACTGGTCTGACCGTCTCTTCTCCATCGTCTGCACGCGCGACAGCGGCTTCCGATTCCAGAACGGCCAGTTCGTGATGATGGGCCTCGAGGTCGAAGGTCGCCCGCTCATGCGCGCGTACTCGATGGCGAGCGCGAACTACGACGACACGCTCGAGTTCTACTCCATCAAGCTCCAGGACGGCCCGCTCACCTCGCGGCTGCAGAAGGTCGCTCCGGGCGATCAAGTGCTCGTGGGCACGAAGGCGGTGGGCACGCTCACCGTCGCGAACCTCAGGCCGGGCCGTCACCTGTGGATGCTCGCCACCGGCACGGGCCTCGCGCCGTTCCTGAGCATGGTGAAAGATCCCGAGACCTGGGAGCGCTTCGAGCGCGTCACCGTGGTGCACGGCTGTCGCCATGTGAATGACCTCTCGTACTCGAAGTTCTTCGAAGAGGTGCTGCCGAACGACCCGTACCTGGGTGAACTCGTGCGCGAGAAGCTGACGTACTTTCCGACGGTCACGCGCGAGCCGTTCCGCAACCAGGGCCGTATCACCGACCTGCTTCGCGCGAAGCCGCTCTCACCCGAGCACGACCGCGTCGTCATCTGCGGCAGCCACGAGATGATCAAGGAGACCGCGACCATCCTCGAAGGCTTCGGCTTTCAGGAAGGCGACTCACACGAGCGGGGCGACTTCCTCATCGAGAAGGCCTTCGCCAGTCGTTGA